Part of the Zingiber officinale cultivar Zhangliang chromosome 6A, Zo_v1.1, whole genome shotgun sequence genome, GTAGGTGTCTTAATGACATATTATGGAGCCGTTGCTTCGAGTTGCCTTCGACAAGTAATTGAaggtaggggtgtcaattcgggtgggttgggtcgggttgagtttttttttttttttttttttttttaacccaacccgaacccgacccgaacccgagttcaacccaaaacacctcaacccgaacccgaacccgaccaacccgatcaacccgacccatataacccgaaaatccgattcaaaacgacatTTTTGgactatttttcctataattcttcacttttatctcaatatttcatcattatcataaaaacatgatattaatatacataaaaacatctaaatttttaaaataaaatttgatttaaccccaaaaaaatccACAaacccctatatttaagtcaacccgggtcaacccgaacccaacccgacccaaccggagactcttttactctccaaccctccaacccgaacccgacccgaacccgaaaatgcccaacccgaacccgatttttttcgggtcgactcgggttgggtcgtcaggtcgggttcatttttgacacccctaattgAAGGCATTTTATAGAGATGGTACTGCAACATCTGCAAGTAATTGAAAATGACATTGTGTAAAGAACAGCTTGAAACTTAATACCCATAGCTATGTTGAAGGAAAAGAACAGGTAATCTAGAGATCAACGAAACTATAGTTGAAAGCTAAAATGATCAAGTCAACTAATTGTATTTTTAGAGCAGCTCATTTACAGAATACTAGGGTTCATACTGAAATCATCATCTTGGTCTATGTTGTCAGATTCATATGCATCCAAATCATCTTCAGTTTCAGATTCATATGCGTCCCAATCGTCTTCAGTTTCTGATTCATCACCAATCGGGCTGTGAATTCTGAATTTCATCTCCTGCTCAACTAATTCTGCAAGATCATGCTTCCCAGAATTTTCATAAGCATCCATTAGAGCTTTGAAGAGAGATTCACTAGGCTCAATTTCCCCATATTTCAAGAGACCATAAATTCGTCTCAGTCCTTCAACCATCCTCGCCTTTCCATAGCAAATTGTTAGATAAACATAGGTAACAGTGTCTGGTTCAAGTCCTGCATCTTGCATCCGCATATACAGATTCAGGGCTTTGTCAATGTTTTCCGAAGCTCCATAAGCATAAATCGCAGCATTATAGGCATACGAGTCCAGAGGATTCCTAGTCCTAGCAGACAGAAAAAGATTACATGACTCTAGTGCATGATCATGCAGGCCAACCAGAGAGAACAATGTAGTGACTATGGCCTCTCTTGCAAACTGTTTTCCTTCATTGTAAGATGCCTGTAGTTGCAATACTGCCTCGATCGGTAGACCCCCTTTCTTTACTATACCAAAGATTGATCTAAATACAGAGGCATCAGGTAACATCTTTCTAGCTATCATCTCATGAATCAAATATGCACAGTCCTTGAGTTTTCCAGTGACAGCATAAGCAGCTAGAACACTATTGTAGGAAGCACAATCAGTCAGCAAGCCTGCCTTCTGGACCTCCTGAGCCATGTCTATTGCTTCTTCCAACATGCCCAAACTCTTGTAGAGGTATATCATTGTAGTATACGAAACACCATTAACCTCGCCATTTTTTCTCAAGTCATCAAAAATTAACTTAGCTTCGCTTACCATCCCAAGCTCAGCATATAGGTCGATCATACAATTAGAGGCAATAGTATCAGGACCGTGTTCGAGGGTCTTCATCTTTGCATATACCTCCTGGGCTTCTCTCCAGCAGCTAGCCTTCTTGTACGCCTTCATCAGAGAAGTTAGGATGATATGATTGGGCGGGAATCCTGATTCTTCCATCAAACTGAAAAAATGAAGTGCTTGTTCAACTTTTCCAGCCTCGGCAAACATATTCACTAGCAAACCGTAAACCACTTCATTTGGTTCAACTCCTAATGGCTTCATCTCTTGATAGATTTCGAGCGCCTCATCAACCATAGCTTTGCGTGAATAACTTGCAATGATAGCGGAGACGGTCTCACATCTAGGTCTGAATCCTGCATCTTTCATCCGTCGTAGGAACTCTGTTGCTCGTTCAGGAAAATCACCACCAGAAAGCATTTGAATGAGAGAGTTAAAGGTACACTCATCCGGCCAGATACCAATATTTCGCATACTCTCAAACAAGGACACAGCTTTATCATATTGCTTTCCCCTCCCATAAGCTTTTATTAGCACATTGTATTCAACCACCTCCTTCTTATTACCAACTCCCCTCTTTCGATAGAACACGCCCTCGGCTTCCTCCCATAACCCCTTCTCTGCATAAACATCCATAATAGCAGCATAATTCTTGGAAGAAATGGAAGAGGAGCCGCAATGCTTCTCGAGGAACATAGAGGTCTCACTAAGCATCCCTTGATTGATGTACATCTTCACAACAACAGGGAAAGACTGCTCGTCCACGAATTCGCCCGATTCAATGATCTTGTTGATCACATCCTCAACTTCTCTTACCATGTTTCTCTCGCACAGAGCCTGCAAGATTATCCTATGGCTCACAGTGTCAGGAGTAAGACCAGACTCACTCATCTTGTGGTAATACTTCAGGACTGCCTCGATGTTTCCAAGTGAAGCGTACATGGACATGAATATGTTGAATGTTTTAGTATCAGGAACAATTCTTCTCCTCCGCATTTTATCAAACAGAGCCTCTGCTTCAGAAATAAGGCCATTCGAGCCGCAGATGTTGATCATGGTATTGAATGTGATCGTGTCAGGGGAGACACCTGACCTCAACATCTCAGCAAAAGCATCTGAAGCATTTTGGAGCTTACCTGCTTTTCCATGCAAATCAATCAAAGTGTTGTAGGTAGCAGCGAGGCGAGGCCTCCTTGAGCCATCGGGAGCACTTGAAGCAATCTTCAGAGGAACAGGTGCTCGGCTTCCGGATTTGAAGAGCTCCGTGAGAAGGAAACTATTGGGGCTGATCGATTCTGAACCTTCAAATTCAATCTCGAGAACGTCGTAGTCGACAGTCCCGTCGCACCATCCTCGGAAGAACTTCTCTCCCTCGTCGAAATGCCCAGAGTCCTTGAGAATCCTGACGACAGTGTTCATACAGACTTCGTCAGCAGAAATTCCCCTTGCCCTCATGTGTTTGAGCCACAAAAGAGACTCCTTTAGGAGACCTGCCTTTCCGTAGGCGTCGATGAGGGTCGCGTAGGTGTTGTTCGTGGGCAAGATTCCGTCTTTCGCCATATCGAGCCAGCAGTGGCGCAGCTCGTCCCACCGCCTCGCGCGGCCGAGGGTCCGGAGCACAACGTTATAGTGGATGGGATTGGGACGGTAGTCGCGCAGGCACCGGATTCGGCGGAGGAGACGGAGAGCCCGGCGCCAGTCGCGCTGCCGCTTGAGGAGGACGGTCATTTCCTTGGGGGTGAGCTCGGCGAGGAGGGCGTCGAGGGATTCCTCGTCGGAGCCTCCATCGAGGGGATTCGACTCGAGAAACCGGAGGGCGGAAGGGAAGGCGCCGGCGGCGCGGTTGGGCGGTATCGATTGGACGAGAACAAGTTTGCAGTGGGGAAGGGAGGGAGAGGAGCGAGGGGAGGGGAAAAGCGAAGAAGGGTAGCAAGAGAAGGGGAAGTGCGGAGGTAAAGAAGGGTGGAGGTCGCCACGGTTGCGGAGATAGTAGCCGCCGGCGGCGCAGCAGCTACTCTGAAGGCTCATCGTAAAGAAATAACCGACGACCAGGGCATTTCGCGATTCCTTCCTGGTGGAAAAATAAAGGGCAAAATTAACGCTGCgcccctaaaaataaaatacagaaaGTAATTATTTGAGCATTATTATAATAACTACAAAGTATCCCAACAGTTAACGCTCGAAAATTCGGACTCcggttaaaaaaaaaaggattatttctaatattttcagtccaaaatatttatagaaattttttcacTCGTAATATTATTAATCCTAAGACATATGAAAATTTTTAgagaaatagaaaaattatcgatgagaattttttttaataatacgtCGCAGTTGAGTCTCAAACTCTAAATtcttaattgattaatgagaaaacatACCAATAACACGTCGCAACTGAGTCTCGAACTTTAGATCCCTAATTGATTAATAAGAAgattaatgagaaaattttctaataatacGTCGCAGctaagtctcgaactctagaacCATTAgcagaaattactaataaactttgaaattatttttggtgtgaaaagaaaaaaagaatgttaatgtaatttaattttgagcttCATCAAATTAATTCAGAGTTAATTAGTTAGTAAATAAtccaaattattaataaaatagtaagatatataaaTGATATGATGCTCGACGTTTCTTACGTGACCGTGAGTGACATCTGATGTGGGTGATCTCACGTGTTCAAAATCCAATTTTTTTTCAATCTATCTCTCATCTGtatgcaacaacttttctctctttcctcttaaattaaaataaaattttctcttctctttcttatGATTACATACAACAATTACTATGGTACTGATTTGTAAAGGTGGTATAGTTGTTACTGTTGAATCGTGATCGttcaatagaggggggggtgaatattgattcaAAATTTCGTCGAGTAAATACAACGGAAAagtaaaaacaatgctaacaaagtcaatttacttggttcggagcctttgacgactcctacttcaaggcccgcacgcaagggtgctttcgatgggcaat contains:
- the LOC121997052 gene encoding pentatricopeptide repeat-containing protein At1g73710-like, coding for MSLQSSCCAAGGYYLRNRGDLHPSLPPHFPFSCYPSSLFPSPRSSPSLPHCKLVLVQSIPPNRAAGAFPSALRFLESNPLDGGSDEESLDALLAELTPKEMTVLLKRQRDWRRALRLLRRIRCLRDYRPNPIHYNVVLRTLGRARRWDELRHCWLDMAKDGILPTNNTYATLIDAYGKAGLLKESLLWLKHMRARGISADEVCMNTVVRILKDSGHFDEGEKFFRGWCDGTVDYDVLEIEFEGSESISPNSFLLTELFKSGSRAPVPLKIASSAPDGSRRPRLAATYNTLIDLHGKAGKLQNASDAFAEMLRSGVSPDTITFNTMINICGSNGLISEAEALFDKMRRRRIVPDTKTFNIFMSMYASLGNIEAVLKYYHKMSESGLTPDTVSHRIILQALCERNMVREVEDVINKIIESGEFVDEQSFPVVVKMYINQGMLSETSMFLEKHCGSSSISSKNYAAIMDVYAEKGLWEEAEGVFYRKRGVGNKKEVVEYNVLIKAYGRGKQYDKAVSLFESMRNIGIWPDECTFNSLIQMLSGGDFPERATEFLRRMKDAGFRPRCETVSAIIASYSRKAMVDEALEIYQEMKPLGVEPNEVVYGLLVNMFAEAGKVEQALHFFSLMEESGFPPNHIILTSLMKAYKKASCWREAQEVYAKMKTLEHGPDTIASNCMIDLYAELGMVSEAKLIFDDLRKNGEVNGVSYTTMIYLYKSLGMLEEAIDMAQEVQKAGLLTDCASYNSVLAAYAVTGKLKDCAYLIHEMIARKMLPDASVFRSIFGIVKKGGLPIEAVLQLQASYNEGKQFAREAIVTTLFSLVGLHDHALESCNLFLSARTRNPLDSYAYNAAIYAYGASENIDKALNLYMRMQDAGLEPDTVTYVYLTICYGKARMVEGLRRIYGLLKYGEIEPSESLFKALMDAYENSGKHDLAELVEQEMKFRIHSPIGDESETEDDWDAYESETEDDLDAYESDNIDQDDDFSMNPSIL